The bacterium genomic sequence ATAAATATTCTTTTCCTGCGCACCTCCACTCAAAATGATCTGACGTCCACTCGTCGTTGTTAGTGTCGACGCCATTTGAAAACCCACACCGCATTTACATCACCTTGCGCATCAAGAGTGAGATCCCCTACTGAAACCGCAAGAGAAGAAGTCGACTTGTAAAGTCCTAGTGCAAGCGTAAGCCCGCCCAGGTTTCCGGACACCGTGATCGGTGCATTTACTCGACCAGCAGCGTCGCGATAGGCGCTACTCAAATCAAGCTGTGCTTGCAAAGCAATCACATCGCCGACATACATCATTCCATTCACAACACCAGGTGGAAATCCGGTAACGGCACTGCCAGGACTTACACCTAAATCGCCAATAGCGATAGTAAAACCTGTGTTTGTAACCGTGGAACCAGCCAAAACGCAGAAGTTTGCAGCACCAATCAAAAGAATGGGTAGAAGGGAGTGCACTAAATACAACAACAAGTGTTTCATGATAACCTCTAATTGAAAGAACGCTGAACTTCGTGCAAATCACGAACGAACTGTAACAGCGTAACCAAAACCAAAGCTCATACCACTCAAAAGTGATCATGCAAGCGAGAGTGGGATCGAAACAAGGATAAGAAAACGCTGCTGACTATCAAGCCAATGAAATTCAACGCATTGATCGAACACACTTCAGATGGCATAGTGATTGTATTGGAATACAAATAATGTGATGAAAAATGTTTAGTGCTATCAAACGATACAGTCGCATGACATGTCTGATGCGAGCGTAAGATGCAAGAAAATTGGAATGTGGGTTAGGAGGCAAACGCCGGAAGACTGTGTGAAGAATATGATCGTGTTACTCTTGACTTAGAACCGAAACTGCGTGGAGTAAACACATAAGATAAGGAAATGTTCTCGAAGCTATTTCGCTTTAAGAAATTTATAGTTGCCCAGAGTTAAAACATATACCCAAAACGAAAATTGTACAATGCCGTAT encodes the following:
- a CDS encoding ice-binding family protein — translated: MKHLLLYLVHSLLPILLIGAANFCVLAGSTVTNTGFTIAIGDLGVSPGSAVTGFPPGVVNGMMYVGDVIALQAQLDLSSAYRDAAGRVNAPITVSGNLGGLTLALGLYKSTSSLAVSVGDLTLDAQGDVNAVWVFKWRRH